A region of Candidatus Hydrogenedentota bacterium DNA encodes the following proteins:
- a CDS encoding YjbQ family protein, whose product MIEVPVETRAHTQFVPLNTLLQQIIREHGPENGVLHVHIPHTTAGITINENADPDVVSDITGTLERLIPWENGYAHDEGNSAAHLKASLMGFSVTLPVENRKLRLGTWQGVYFCEFDGPRHRRIWVTPLPA is encoded by the coding sequence ATGATCGAGGTGCCCGTGGAAACCCGCGCCCACACCCAGTTTGTGCCCCTCAACACCCTGCTCCAGCAGATCATCCGCGAGCATGGCCCCGAGAACGGCGTCCTGCATGTCCACATCCCCCATACCACGGCGGGCATCACCATCAACGAGAACGCCGACCCGGACGTGGTCTCCGACATCACGGGCACCCTTGAACGCCTGATCCCCTGGGAAAACGGCTACGCCCATGACGAGGGGAACAGCGCCGCCCACCTCAAGGCCAGCCTGATGGGCTTCAGCGTCACCCTCCCGGTCGAGAACCGCAAACTCCGCCTCGGCACCTGGCAGGGGGTCTACTTCTGCGAATTCGACGGCCCCCGCCATCGGAGAATCTGGGTCACCCCCCTCCCCGCCTGA